A region from the Brassica napus cultivar Da-Ae chromosome C8, Da-Ae, whole genome shotgun sequence genome encodes:
- the LOC125591422 gene encoding uncharacterized protein LOC125591422: MGNSLRCCLACVLPCGALDLIRIVHLNGHIDEITRSITAGEILQANPNHVLSKPCSQGVVRKILILSPESELKRGSIYFLIPDSSLPEKKRRRKDGHSPNKTPNNNPNADLRDVRDGDQCVKPCEKYLQEVVSSTSNGKEHRHRRRHSRSVSVSSWQPHLDSISEDLN, from the coding sequence ATGGGAAACAGTCTAAGGTGTTGTCTAGCTTGTGTTCTTCCATGCGGAGCACTAGATTTGATCAGGATCGTTCATCTAAACGGCCACATTGATGAGATCACACGGTCTATAACCGCCGGAGAGATCCTCCAAGCAAACCCAAACCATGTCCTAAGCAAACCATGTTCTCAAGGAGTTGTCCGCAAGATCTTGATCTTGTCCCCTGAATCCGAGCTCAAGAGAGGAAGTATATATTTTCTCATCCCTGATTCTTCCTTGCCGGAGAAGAAAAGAAGGAGAAAAGACGGTCACAGCCCGAACAAGACTCCCAACAACAACCCTAACGCTGACCTCAGAGACGTTAGAGATGGTGATCAGTGTGTGAAACCATGTGAGAAGTACTTACAAGAAGTTGTGTCGTCCACGTCAAATGGTAAAGAACACCGTCATCGCCGGCGACACAGTAGGTCGGTGTCAGTATCCTCGTGGCAGCCTCACCTTGACAGTATCTCTGAGGATCTTAATTAA
- the LOC125574867 gene encoding uncharacterized protein LOC125574867 isoform X2: MEENNNNAGSDSDSNSVEEWQDYYEPISAVDLDGGDNNDEESYLPINGDKFSNGLSNGHCMIQEAVDGVSSISINGNAEAKSDTEEETETVTPDSEIRTAFEEDERRRRSPLLVENAARVMEAMRAISFPGTAPDWASDVNEDRWVDQLRRLRSTSQ; the protein is encoded by the exons ATGGAAG AGAACAACAACAACGCCGGGAGCGACTCAGACTCTAACTCCGTCGAAGAGTGGCAAGACTATTACGAACCGATCTCAGCCGTCGATCTAGACGGCGGAGATAACAATGATGAAGAAAGTTATCTTCCGATCAATGGAGATAAATTCAGCAACGGCCTCTCTAACGGCCATTGTATGATCCAAGAAGCAGTGGACGGAGTCTCTTCTATCAGTATTAACGGAAACGCAGAGGCCAAGAGCGATACCGAAGAAGAGACGGAGACGGTGACGCCAGATTCGGAGATCCGTACGGCGTTTGAGGAAGACGAGCGGCGTAGAAGGTCGCCGTTGTTGGTGGAGAACGCGGCTAGGGTTATGGAGGCAATGCGTGCCATCTCGTTCCCTGGAACGGCTCCTGATTGGGCCTCCGATGTTAATGAGGACCGTTGGGTTGATCAGCTTCGACGATTGAGATCCACTTCTCAGTAA
- the LOC125591535 gene encoding uncharacterized protein LOC125591535 — MSVFERVSLGASDIWERVKVDAAAWFGANDPSSRNEELIQSSLVNVLRWQKPSASFVKCNIGTSWIDDRQNRGAAWILRDQSGQVLCHSRRSYSSVSNKMEAELWSFLWAVESISSLRYERVVFESSSYLAGEAILRPSLFPQFNDMLQDIRDKLSFFRLWTVAFAHIEGNRCAEAIATSVTRDHKYSSYIAHAGPFWLASELQEEALGGRSMIQDALHTVTASCRLVRILHVTGFSLRF; from the coding sequence ATGTCAGTATTTGAAAGGGTGAGCTTAGGAGCATCAGATATATGGGAAAGGGTTAAAGTGGACGCTGCAGCATGGTTTGGAGCCAACGATCCATCATCCAGAAATGAGGAATTAATTCAAAGCAGTCTGGTGAATGTCTTGCGATGGCAAAAACCTTCAgcttcttttgttaagtgtaaTATTGGAACATCGTGGATTGACGACAGACAGAACCGTGGAGCAGCTTGGATACTAAGAGATCAGTCAGGTCAAGTTCTTTGTCATAGTCGCCGATCCTACTCTTCAGTGTCAAATAAGATGGAAGCAGAGCTATGGAGTTTCCTCTGGGCAGTTGAGTCCATCTCATCTCTTCGGTACGAGAGAGTGGTTTTCGAATCCTCCTCCTACCTTGCGGGGGAAGCAATCCTTAGACCTTCCTTGTTTCCACAATTCAATGATATGTTGCAGGACATTCGTGATAAGCTATCCTTTTTTCGGTTATGGACCGTAGCCTTTGCGCATATAGAAGGAAACCGGTGTGCGGAAGCAATCGCCACTAGTGTTACTCGCGATCACAAATACTCGTCTTACATTGCTCATGCCGGTCCTTTCTGGTTAGCTTCGGAGCTTCAAGAGGAAGCTTTGGGGGGAAGATCAATGATTCAAGATGCTCTTCATACTGTGACAGCCAGCTGCAGACTTGTGAGAATCCTTCATGTTACTGGTTTCTCCTTGCGGTTTTGA
- the LOC125574867 gene encoding uncharacterized protein LOC125574867 isoform X1, with protein sequence MEAENNNNAGSDSDSNSVEEWQDYYEPISAVDLDGGDNNDEESYLPINGDKFSNGLSNGHCMIQEAVDGVSSISINGNAEAKSDTEEETETVTPDSEIRTAFEEDERRRRSPLLVENAARVMEAMRAISFPGTAPDWASDVNEDRWVDQLRRLRSTSQ encoded by the exons ATGGAAG CAGAGAACAACAACAACGCCGGGAGCGACTCAGACTCTAACTCCGTCGAAGAGTGGCAAGACTATTACGAACCGATCTCAGCCGTCGATCTAGACGGCGGAGATAACAATGATGAAGAAAGTTATCTTCCGATCAATGGAGATAAATTCAGCAACGGCCTCTCTAACGGCCATTGTATGATCCAAGAAGCAGTGGACGGAGTCTCTTCTATCAGTATTAACGGAAACGCAGAGGCCAAGAGCGATACCGAAGAAGAGACGGAGACGGTGACGCCAGATTCGGAGATCCGTACGGCGTTTGAGGAAGACGAGCGGCGTAGAAGGTCGCCGTTGTTGGTGGAGAACGCGGCTAGGGTTATGGAGGCAATGCGTGCCATCTCGTTCCCTGGAACGGCTCCTGATTGGGCCTCCGATGTTAATGAGGACCGTTGGGTTGATCAGCTTCGACGATTGAGATCCACTTCTCAGTAA